TCAGGCATAGTTTTGAGCCGGTTCAAGTCCTACCTTCAGTCTAAGACTATTTTGTATCAATCGGTAGCTGCACTTCAGAGCACCTCCCAGCAATATGTGGAGGGTTGATTCTGGGACCTCTGTTATTTCATCTTAACATGTTCCCTTCAGCCAATATCATCAGAAATTTTATGGTTTCACGTGTATGTAGATGATACACAGATATATATAGCTGTGTCACCAAAGAATTATAGTTCAATAGACTCCCTGAGACAGTGCATCAAACAAATCAGTACCTGGATGCACCACAATTTCCCCCAATTAAATGAAGATGGAACAGAAGTCATTGTTTCTGgtgcaaaagaagaaagatgtAAGGTCTGTGTTAACCTTAATAGTCTGTTATTGAAAAGTAAAACTCACATTAGTAACCTCAATGTTATCCTTGAGTCAGACCTGCATTTCAGTGCTCACATTAACTCAATAACAAAATCAGCCACCTACCATCTtcaaaatatcacaaacatCAGAGACTTGATCTCACAACATGATCTAAAGAAACTTGTACATGATTTAATCTCTAGCTGACTGGACTACAGCAACAGAGGGTTTAGGTCTGTCTAAgaaatcaatcagacagcttCAGTTGATCCAGAATGTGGCTGCCAGAGTTGCAAGAACCAAaaaagctgttgttgtttttttaaccttttattcatagaagtgacaggaaacagaggGAGGCAGAAGGGGGATCACAGAGGCTGCCAGACAGACATTGCAATTACATGTTGTACCATTGACCATATTAAACCCAAAGGCCACCAGGAAGCCAAAAGTTTCTGCTTTTAACTGAACTTTCAAACACTTAGTCTGAGCTAATACTACACAAGTGGTTACTGTACTGTTGGATGGCATAAAATCAAGTGCTAGAAAATGATTTGGAGTTgtcaatgatttttttcacttttaatcaAGCTAGGCTTACAGTTGTCCCTATTTCTGGTCTGTGATAAGCTAGGCTAAATAGATCCTGGAAATATGTCTGTACTGGATGCACAGAGATTAAACTAATTTCTGTCTTCTCAGCTGACAATTAACAGGAGTACTTCACTAAAACTTTAGacagttccttttttttttccccatttaaGTTTTTACTGAATTTCCAGAAAGATATAAGCAGAACAGcacaacatcaacacacacacacacacacacacacagacaaatacaacaaGGTactcaaaaaataataaatttccTTGGGGTATTTCTTGTACAGTTCCTTTCAATATCATGACTATAGCCCGACCAATTTATCTGCTGGCCAATATTATTGACCAATAGGggcctatcacagatatattggtatcagcATATATGTTTTCCGATATGCGCCAACATGAAAGCTTTTTTAACAGAACATATAATGTAGAAAACTATGATTTAGAACTGTTGTCATCACATAGTTTGTCCAGCAGAGCATGCTCTGACTCCATTATTTACAATACTCTCTGCACTGTCTGCAGCATACAAGGCAGAGTATGCATCACAGCTGAGCACACGGTGGTGTAAGTAAGTAAGCCTGCTGAGTTATAGTTTGTCAGTAGAGTCAGTATTGTAGCAAATTCAAAGGAATGCATCAGGTAAGGTATGCCCTCCAACCAAACAATTACAGTAATTGCATTTACAAAAGTTAAACTTTAAGAGTCTGGTTTTCTGGTTTTCAGGGGTTGAAAGTTATAGCATATATAGCAGAATATGATGTaacactgctgcagctgttcaTCTCGACTCAGCAGCAGTGAACCATGACTTGCTGTTTGTAACCGATAATgttatacattaaaaatatttaacaattaACAATAATTATTGCTAAAGATGACATTTGAtaagcaagaaaaaaagcatttctgaTTAGAGTTCAATCCATTGAAGTAATGGTTTAGAATCAGAACAAAGCTGTAGCATGAAGCTCATAGACAGCTGGACAGAGTAGAGAATACGTGGTTTAAtagagagcagtggtggaatgtaactaagtacatttactcaaggactgtacttaagtacactttagaggtacttgtacttacCTGTATTTCCATGGCTTTTTaagctactttatacttccactccactacatttcagaggaaatattttactttttactccactacatttatttcacagctatagtAAGTAGTTACTtctcagatcaatattttatatgtaaaatatatgatcAGTTAAAATTAGCTGTTATCTCTACACTTAAAAATGTCCATCTAAAAATTGTTCTTTCCTCTATCACCTACAGATGACTGAAAAGTGACAGCAAAGGTGTGGGACTATTTCTCCAAAGATGGTATTATAGTTATCCACAATACATGCAAAGGAAAGACAAGCCAGGGATCTAGCAAATCCAGTCAAAAGAACATCACCAATTTGTTTAAGAAAGCAGCCTTCTGAGTACCTTTGCATAGTCATATTGGTGCATAATCAGTGCATAATCCACATAGAATAGATCTATTTTCTTTCCAGCTGAAAAATTCACAATATCAACTGCCATATCAGTAATCAGTGAATTTTTCCCCTTTGAAATCTGTATCAGTATTGTTCTCAAAAATCCCATCTCGGTCAGGTTCTAATTATGATACAAGCTCTTGAAGGCAAATGCTTTAGCTGAACCAGCAAAGTTTGAATTAAGATGTCCTTCATTAAACAGTGTTACTCCGCCACCTTCAGTTCAGGTCCAGCATCCTCTGGCGAGCTCAGAGAGGGAACACTCTCCATGGATTTATTCAACTTGCTGCCATCCTCCAGACTGACGTGACCATCCAGTTTAGGGTCCGTCTTCCTTTGGCGCCACATGTGGAGCCCAGCTAGAATCAGGATACAGATGCAGGTCGCCAGCATGAGGGAAACAACAACCAGCTCGCTGTGGTAACTCTTCTCTTTTGGAGTGTTGAGTGGTTCCTTCCCAGAGTGAGCATCTTTTCCGGGGGTCGATATGGAGCCCAAACCATCACCATGAGGGGTGTTTTTGAATTTAGGCTCTGCTTTGTTAGttttggctttgtcttcagtAATGACAGGTTCACCACCTTTGTTCTTTAATGGGTAGTCCCCTGGGTCTCCTGAAGGTGGTATCATAGAGGTCACTGGTATGTCATAGGACTCCTCTGTGGTGTCAGACACATGGTCGACCCCTGAAGCAGGGTTCATGGAACGTGGAGAAACAATCTGTCGGACGTCATAGCTTTTGACTACTTCCTTGTGCCCATCTTCCCATGCTTCGCAGTGGTAGGTTCCAAAGGTGTTGGTTCTGGCATGGAAGGTCAGGTTGCCGTCAGCTGATTGGATGAAGAGCTCCTTTGGAAGGATTTTGAATTGAGGGGAAGTCCAGGTGAGGGTGGCCAGGTTGGAAGGTTTCAGACAATTAAGCCTCACCacttcattcaaatgaatgttgaTGTCTGTAGGACACAAATATTAAGATCAGTAGAAGTGAAAGATAGTGATGTGCTGAGTTAGACtcactgttttccatttttattaaagGTCAGAGGATTGATGGTAAAGGAAAATAAGAGGACTTAAAGGTGAAATCTATGAAATGTTAGTGAAACTTAAAATCCGGTTTCTAAAATAGCTCCTTAACATTTTGAAGATTATCTCTAACATCCTGTAAACTCTTCACATCTGTCAGCAGATTTCATATCTTTAGATGAAGGTGTTACCTGTGTTCACACTGGCCTCTGTTTGTCCATCACATTCCTCTTCCACATTGCTGTTTTCTAGGACTTGAGTCCTGAGGAGCAAATCAACCACTTGTCAGTCAGCATGCAGGGCCAATagcaatattattttattatagaTAATTACTTGAGGCTTATTCCAGCACTATCACACACCAAAAAATCTCCATACATTTGTTCATGTTCTTATTTTAGTCAGTTTCTGAAGGTCAATTGAATCTTCCTTACAAAAAGTTAAACATCTGCCAACTGGGTGAGTCTTTTCACCTGCTTTCAATACAGTTTGTGTCAATATTTTTCTAAAGTCAAGTACCATCTAAATTCAAGGACCTGAAAGCAGGACAGTCTTCTTGTGATCCAGAACCAGTTGAACTACATTTATACTAATTAGCTATTTCCAGACACATTTCTTGAAAGGtctttttatgtaaaatctgcATGGAGACAAATAAAGCAGCCACCttaaaataaagctgattcttGTAAGTATACTGTAAGTATATTATATGGCATGGCAAGGgaaattaatttttatataacatttCATACCTAAAGGCAACTCAAAGTACTTTACAGAGTACACATGCAAAAAATCGTATAGAACAATAAAAGCAAGCAAGCAACTGGTAACCAATGTGGTGATGTGAGAACAGGAGTGATATGCCAAGCTtttttgccaaatcttctctctTCTCAGTAGTTCAGCCTGCTAGAGATAAAAGGATGTACAAGTTTCTCCAGATCATGTTTTGACATCAAATCTCTGATCCTTGTGATATTTTTAAGGTAGTAGAAGGCTGATTTTGTTATTAATTTAATGTGATTACTGACATTGATATGACACTGATGTTTCTAGCTTGATTTTTACTCCTCAAGATCAGACTgttaaggtgagcacagactAGTCACAGACAGTCTTTCTTCACTGGCCCAGAAAACAATGACTGAACTGAAAATTTCAGCATGTCAggtttgactgatctggattGGACCCGTGcgatagggcaacttcaagctggtgttccaCAAAACCAAGTTGtggcattatttggagtgagccctagtaccatctccaaagtgaaggccaagttccatataaggagggatgtcagagacaggctGCGAAGTGGGCATCCCAAGAAGACGACACCCCAAGAAGACCATTTCCTCACTCTGTCAGCACTGAGGTACcgtaggctgtcttctacagatttgcaATCAAGGTCTGCAGGACGATATGGCCGACGGCTCTCTGCCCAGACAATCCGGAACAGACTGCACGCAGCCAATCTCCggtctcatagggctgccaggaggcctgccatgactgcccttcactGGAACcagaacatgtggaggaacgttatgttcagagatgagtccagattctgcctacgctatgctgattgctgcaccgatagagtaacatcttttggtggaggcagtgtgatggtgtggggcggcatctccctcactggaaaaacagggcttgtcatcattggaggcaatctcaatgcagagagatatggAGATGAGATcctgcaaccagtggcaatcccatatctccagtctgggaccgaactctatcctccaagatgacagAGCTCGCCCATCCGTAGGCAGAGAATCAAGGCAGCATTAGGAGGGTTTGAGATTTAAAACAATTTCTTCAAAAGTTGTGAGGTTTATATCATAATCATTTTTACTACATTAGTTCCAGTTGATTGCTGAGGTTTGTTATTTAAATTAAGTTAAGAAGCACTGATAGTTTGCTTAATCTTTTGTAATCTTTTGTCATAATGtttcctttgagaaaaaaagcaaagtcaTTACATGACACAATGAGAATGGAATTCAGGAGGCATCGGTACTTGTGGGTTTGTGAGTTTATCCATAGTGGCAAACAGTGAGCATGTATTATTATTCCCTGAATCAATATTCTAAGATAAGAATAACTGTCTTGCATTTTTTATCTCTAAATAGTAATTGTGAGACTTTCTTTGTAGAGATCATAGTGAATTAGGAGTTtagtttttcaccatttacacTGTTTTTCAACACATATGACACATGAAGTTTGGTCTGTGGGGTGATCCTCCATGGTGCCTTCCTCTTACCAGAGGTGACTTTGACTCTAATTGGTCTAATTCCCTCAATGACATTTGAGATTTTTGAGTTAAAATTGTCCAGAAGGTCATCCACTGATGTTGAAAAAGAGGGGGGCATCATGGAGATTGCCTGAGAAAATTCTATGCTACTGTATTCACTGATATATTGTTGTTTCAGTCCTAATGCAAGTTTCCACTGTGACAGTCATATCAAACCAAACACAGAAATTATCTGATAAGGCAGCATCAAGTACCATGAAATTGAAGATATTAAGACCTTTGGAGATAATCAGATCCAGTATATGGTCTCTGTTGTGAGTAGGCTCTTTTACATGCTGAGAGAGTCCAAACTTTTCAAGAATAAAGGAAATTCTTGAGCATTCCTATCATTTTGGTTGtcaacatgaatattaaaatcaccagtAATAATTACATGGTCAAAGTCAGTTATAGTAATGGAAAGCAATTCTGcaaagtcatcaaaaaaatGTAGCTGAATATTTCCAACCCAGTCTCACggcagtttgtgaaatagtcacAAATTTAATCAATAGTCATGTACATGGATAcgaaattttcatttttttcgtGATACTCAGCACcactttcaaactaatgtatttcaattgcTGGTATGTTTTGTGCCTgcaccatgtttttttctgtcagtcaggactcgggagcacagaagctgtatTGTTAGTTcctttgttattcattttttaactatAACTTCTACATTACTCATGACCATAACCCATGAAcccaacaagaacaacaaacacaaacacaaaatgtcagagcaaaaataattaatatatttaaacacCTTCATACAACCCCCCCAAAATCTCACAGTCCCTAAAGAACAGTCCACAAAACTAGTGAGTGTGTTGCTCCTCACAATATCTGTCTTCTTtactctcctgctctcctcaaaaaatgaatgatggatAAAATGAAGAGGTTGAATTTTGACGTAAACCAGGAATGAATCAGTGAATATGCTGTGAATGATGGGTGTTTATGTGGGTGTATACAAGTGCTGAAATTCAGGTTGTCACATGGTCACTTACATGTTTTCAGGACTGCTGTCCAGACCGGTGCAGACCCTCCTGGTCCGGCTCCATCCACAGAGAGGATCTCTGGCCAGGACACACTGGGTACAGCTTCTGTAGATGGAGCATTTGGCCACAGGAACAGCGGTCACGCCCTCCGATGTCCCCACATAAAGAACTCCCTACAACACCAGAAAACACTGAGCTGTGTTCTGTTCTTACATTCAAAACTTTTATCCAACCCAACTTGACCTGATCTATTACATCTAACTTTCAGATAATCATTTAATATATAGCTATATATCACATATAATTTAATTTCCATCTAGGTGGAAAGGCAGTTTTTGCCAGTTTGGTGGTTATGTAGCTCTGACATCATGAAAGATTTTTTGGCCCAATTCTGTTTTCCTTCATGCATACTCCCACTACATGATATTGTCCAACATAACAATGTCAactgctatgcagatgatacactgttatatgtttcctttttttcagcGTTCTTCTCTTGTACTTCTCTGACATCAATATAGGAATGGGTAAAGATGTTTAAAAACTGCATAAGGAAACAGCTAATTCTGATGTGACAAagtagaaagacagaaacaccgGTGATCAAACAGGTCAAAACTCAAGTTACATATTTCAAGTTACATTTACTgaatttaatttcttattttaacAAGGTCACCTTTCATTCATCGTAGGAACAGAGCTAGATTTGGACTCCTGTATTTTCCCCAATTTACCAAAAATAAATCTATAAGGAAATATGAGGAAATTCAGAATAATGTGAGAACAATTTTAACTAGAAAATTCTGCAATTTCTAAAGAACatgtaataactgaccacatggtggcgctagaggtcCTGTTTTACAATATGTtaatatgtacaatatgtattTCCAAATGGGCCACCTAGTCTTTGAGATATGAGCTTTCAAACATTGCTCCCATAAAccttccattataaattttaatattttcaaaaattaaattaagtcaCTGGAATACATTAGGAATGAGAAAAGTGATAGCACACATCTCCTTATGGAGATGTACATTTTGACATTGAAACAAAGTTGATACGACAAATCCTGTAGGACTAGTTAGATgccaaaaaatggtgaaataataataaataaagagagGCTCTCACACAACAACTCAGGAGGAAGTTTAAACCTGTGGGTCTGTTTCACCACATTAGCATGCAAGCTGTGATTCTCAACATGAGATCCTTCCCTCTCagtcattttcacacatttcacttattaaaacaaatgttttacttGTGACCCATGCTTGAGGATTCAAGGTTCATGTAGGACTCCTAAATTTATCAGACTATTAGCAAGCAACAATCATTGTGCTGCCATTATCTGTGTGTTCTCACAAATAACTTCTGTGGAACTGGGTCCAGAACCTTTTTACAATCATCTACATGAGACAGATTTCAGCCATGTTGTCAGTCACCTGCTGTCCACACCAGCCACATACCCACTCGCACTTCACCGCCGTTAACTGAAGCATGTTTTTAGACCTCAACTGTCTTTTCTGACCTGCATTGATTGTGAGGAGGTAAGGGAGCACTGTCCAGACTCCTCTGATTGACAGAAGTACTGTGACTGAACAGATCCAGtgtgagctgctgcagctgcgTGACTGGTGTAGAGCAGGTGTTACTGAGGtaacagtgctaaccactgagccacaaTACCACATGTTATAACCTGCAACTGACAGTTAGAATGGAAGATTTAGTTCTTCTGCTGTCAAATACAGTGGAAAAATACAAGTTCCTTTATTTGGAGGGAATTTTGTTGGAAGCGTTTGGTTTGATTCTTCATTACTCCTCAGCAGAAGCAACACAGAACTATTCATTTGGATTGTTGGAGGCATTGTCAGGCCAACAATGCaaatcattattatatattttggtCCTGCCATGTCCTGGCTGCCTAAAGGAAGAATATCCACCAGACTTTAGAGGAGGTATTCAGAACCACTATGCCTTTTAGATTTGATGTTCAATACCCGTGCAGTATTCCACATGAGATAAACTCTGAAGACAACATAACTCTTCACTTATGTAAAAAAGCTTTAACTTGTAATGGCTAAAGCCACAAGCTCCCTTGATTGAGGACTGGATAGATCTTGTTCATGAAATATATACAATGGAGAAACTGACATATTCCCTCAGAGTACACCAAGACAAATTTACCAATATATAGTCAAGGTGGACTGACTTTATCAGACCCCAAACACAAGACTTTATGTGAGACAAATGTATATAACCTGAATATTACAGTTCCTCCCAGTTGATTTGTGTCATACATAGTTCTTTTTGGTAGCAGCAATTGATGCCTGAGAAATAAGGCCAGTTGGGATTTTTCTTCTGGaaatcttattatttttttctcatgttgttaacaaacattttttgtcatggttttgaagaaatgttgaagaaatgaaaacagctcACAATCCAACCAGACAGTATTACAGGGATCAATACTTCAATATAAATCTCTACCTGTTGAAAAATTGATTTAATCTCATTGTAGATATTGCCATATGACCCAACcctaaaataaaatttgttaAGTATCAGATAGGCACCTCGAGCAACCTCAAAACCACCTGACATTCAgtaattttgccttttttgtaaaatatttcaacCTCTCAAGAAGGTGTGAGGTTTACcttggaggaggagaggaccaTGCTTTTGACCAGCTGAGGTTGTGTGAAGACCTGAATCTCCTCAATGACCTGTGCACCCTGTTCAAACAAAACCACTTTGTGGAGGAATCCAGACTCTGGACATCAGGCAAAAGAGATTGTGAACaatttttaatgcagaatacAGATTTTCAGGTGACATTTCTGTTCCTGTTATCATCATCAGTGTAGTTTAATGTGTGACATCTCACCTGTAAGAAGGAAAAGGATGGTATACTCTTTGCCATTGGCTGCTTGTGTCCTCATTGCAGCCACACGACTGTAGCTCTGCTCTGAATTAACAACAATCGGACCATCTCCGAATGGTTTCACACTGTTGCTGGTCAGGAAACTCCTCTTCACCTCTGCTAAACTAGAATCTGAATCCTTATCTAGTCCACACTGTGAGCAGAACATAGAGAGAGAATCACACAGGAACATCTGTTACTGTTAAACCAGTTATTTAACTCAGGCTCAGAGTGAAAACCAGTCACAGTCAGAACAGCACTGGGCCCAGAATGAAACCCTGAGGGACTCCGTTACCTTTTGTTCTATAATAACAGGTGCatataactgtattttattttacatgataTTTGTATGTATcttatgtatgtgtttatatcTTTAATGAAATAGTATGTTGTTAGCAATGTGTTGATGCAAAATGAGTTATTTAACAATACAAAAGGTTGCACTATATTTACATAACATGTTATCTCAGTGTTGAAGAGAGTTGTTTGCTACGTTAAttgtttatgacatttttttacattttgttttatcttaatTCTTCCCGCTTATttgactttcttcttctttttaaatgtattttaatattttaagttgtttaaaCTGTCTGTTCTTCCCTTATTCTTACTaacactgagctgcattttgtGCATGAAATGTGCAATATAGAAAACGTTTATTACTATAAATACTATAATCATTACagtcttaaatttaatttcacaGTATTTTGATGCAATCAAACTATCAATGCAACTTTGATATCAATTTAAAGTTCACACAACTGGTTTAAAAGTTAAACCTGATTTAAGACAAAGTCCATATTGGTGCAACACGGCAACATGTATCAACTTATTCTGCATTAGACCCGACATACAGTTTGAAGAtgatagggatgtgcagagagcctagtatttgtatttgtacctatatttgttgaggcagcaaaattatttatatttgcttttgtatttgaataaaagtggaaagaggtgtaaaaatccagtttttatttttattacgcttttaattttaggatgttaaagtgttaaaataagtgtttatgaataaactatcatacaaaggaggtccccacaccaggtctcaacTTGAGTCTTTCAGATCATAGAGAACTGCGCTGAGTACTAAACTAAACCAAATGCATCACTGGTGTGCAGACAGACTTCTACTTATTtgtacacccataacacagagacagcacagcgtgtaacgtgtagaagaacttcaaaggtgatttttgctttgcacttttcatttactgcctattttttacaacctaactttgtggaaaggagaaagggaacaacaggttatggagagtccattGGGAGCACTTcgtttgtgtcagtagttcagctttatctctggggaacacccccaaatctgggagtgatgtccaaataaggaaatgtgcgtcatgtagcaggtggatgtgactcccctcgttgagaactgctgatagacgtaacagcggagcagaggagagacactgagatagcaatgtaaccgacctgcgcgctggtatttgacatgtttttttttcctcctgaaagcaaataattttaaaaatatttgtacgtAATAAATgctcgtaaaaaaaaaacaaaacactatttgtgctttacataataacatatttgtattcgggcacacccctagaaAATGACCTCCCCACCTGTCCCAGATAGGAGTGTTTTCCCTGCAGTGGACTCCACTGGTGGGTCTGCATGTTGAAGGTCCTGTAGCTCCCAGTGAATACCGTCTTTAAGTCCTGCAGCTTAAAGACGCACACAGCCGACTCTGGACTCAAGGACCTGAACAACACCAGAGAAAACACTCCTGTTATTACTGATGATATTCATAATAAGAACAATACACTTTCCTTAAAACACTTTTCAATAAGACTTACAAAGTGCCTTATGTGGAAATATCacaattaaacataaacataaactgtataaaattaGACCACTTAAAGTACAAAGAATGAAACAGAATAAGATACCTTACAATAAAttaagatgaaaataaacagaatggGTAAAATATATTAGTGTTATTTAACCTGTTTGCTGTAATTTCATAACAAATTTTCCAAGTAACTCTAAACTatcacattaaatatttacttaatattgtatgttatgtactttttcttaatattgtaattttgtttttatatattgtagTTCTCCTGCACTATACCTCCCCAAAGACAATTCCCTACTATGTTGCTTTTCCTTAATACAGTACTGATGTGTTCACATGTACGTGGAAATGGGTCACTGTAACTATTCCCACTCTCCATACTGAACACAGCGATGCTGTAAGAGATGAGGGACAAACGGAGGGATTGTGGTAGTTGTGTGTAAGTTTGGTGATGTTTTTCAGCTTTTACTACTCAAGATTCTCAAAGGAaacttcaaagtgtttttctttgttgcagATTTGATATCTGGAGTATTTTTGCAGTCTGCGACTCTTTGAGTGTTTTGACCTCTTGGATCTGCTCAGCCTCTGTGTCTGATAAGACATGGATATAGGTCAGTCTGAGTTTATCTGCTGAGAGAAATGATGAGCAAATGTTTACCAGACATTTCCTCTGAGGTCCTGAAAGCAGAGTTGTGGctaaaatacagaaacacagtgTTTGCAGCTCAGCAGAAGAGAAGCTGagagaaaatgtctgaaaaagtCAGTCACATCACCAGCGGCTGTCAAAGAGGTCAGtgtgaataaatacatatatgtgtTTCACTCTGTCTGTAATGTAAGGGAAAAGACACTTCCTGCACCAATGTTCCACGTACATATGgataaatgtgtgattttagttgtataaataaacttgactagCCTGCTGGCAGCAGCGCCAAAGTTGGTGGTAAGTTGGTTGAGAGTAAGCcatttcaacatctacatgacacatacagtatctgtaaGATTAGACAACATACTTAACCCCTTTTATAGTGCCACCATCAGACCAAAAGTTCCACTTATACAcaagaataataaaatcaaatgagCACATTGTCTTTTCATAGAAGTCTGGTCAGTAGAAGTTGAGATATCCTTTCTGGAACAAGACGTGGGACCGAAAGACAAAATTATCCAAACAACTTGGCTTTTGGTTCTTTGTTGCATAACCTTTATTCTTGAATTCCTCTGGATGGAGTTTTTATTCTTGTCTTCTTACCACTGGGAGGTGAAGACGCCGTAGAACAGAGTGTCTAAGGTGTTGCTGGTCTCTGGTGGCTGGAGGGTGAACATGTCCTGGAGGATGTTGAAGGGAAGCTGTTTAGGAAACTGACAGAGCAGAGGGGCTTTGGCAAAGGACGTCCACTTCCTCTGCAGAGTCCTCTGTCCTCCAACATCATCCTGTAAAAAAGAGACAACAAACTGTTAAGAATCCCTCTATTCAGTCTCTGTTTCATGAGGCCTGCTTTAAAGTTGAGTTGAAAGTCTTTTTGGATTTGTCAAGTCGAGTCTAAAGTCATCAGACTCATAACTCGAGTCTGACTGAAATTCGAGTCATGTGACTTAAGTCCACATCTCTGTGATGTCCTATTTCATTTTC
The sequence above is drawn from the Thunnus maccoyii chromosome 10, fThuMac1.1, whole genome shotgun sequence genome and encodes:
- the LOC121905778 gene encoding semaphorin-4A-like isoform X2, with protein sequence MMTFLLFPLPLTSDHSKRGSCVILLLLGLLSCITSLPSPRISFTRDSVDRPLLHFSLPDVHNTTTLLLSNDGSTLYVGARDAVLSLDVSQTDDITLKKKVEWSPSEAEINACQFKGKNPTVDCPNFIHVLQQINSTHLYACGSYAYSPHDAYIDVETFSIIQHDGAKSRCPFNPFQRNTAITVDGELFTATTTDFRGVEPQISRHFSKDGRPDVSQDSSVSLLDDPTFVSSSLDPAERKLYFFFSEVGKEFSFVEKLQIARVAQVCKDDVGGQRTLQRKWTSFAKAPLLCQFPKQLPFNILQDMFTLQPPETSNTLDTLFYGVFTSQWSLSPESAVCVFKLQDLKTVFTGSYRTFNMQTHQWSPLQGKHSYLGQCGLDKDSDSSLAEVKRSFLTSNSVKPFGDGPIVVNSEQSYSRVAAMRTQAANGKEYTILFLLTESGFLHKVVLFEQGAQVIEEIQVFTQPQLVKSMVLSSSKGVLYVGTSEGVTAVPVAKCSIYRSCTQCVLARDPLCGWSRTRRVCTGLDSSPENMTQVLENSNVEEECDGQTEASVNTDINIHLNEVVRLNCLKPSNLATLTWTSPQFKILPKELFIQSADGNLTFHARTNTFGTYHCEAWEDGHKEVVKSYDVRQIVSPRSMNPASGVDHVSDTTEESYDIPVTSMIPPSGDPGDYPLKNKGGEPVITEDKAKTNKAEPKFKNTPHGDGLGSISTPGKDAHSGKEPLNTPKEKSYHSELVVVSLMLATCICILILAGLHMWRQRKTDPKLDGHVSLEDGSKLNKSMESVPSLSSPEDAGPELKVAE
- the LOC121905778 gene encoding semaphorin-4A-like isoform X1, whose amino-acid sequence is MLKLQMMTFLLFPLPLTSDHSKRGSCVILLLLGLLSCITSLPSPRISFTRDSVDRPLLHFSLPDVHNTTTLLLSNDGSTLYVGARDAVLSLDVSQTDDITLKKKVEWSPSEAEINACQFKGKNPTVDCPNFIHVLQQINSTHLYACGSYAYSPHDAYIDVETFSIIQHDGAKSRCPFNPFQRNTAITVDGELFTATTTDFRGVEPQISRHFSKDGRPDVSQDSSVSLLDDPTFVSSSLDPAERKLYFFFSEVGKEFSFVEKLQIARVAQVCKDDVGGQRTLQRKWTSFAKAPLLCQFPKQLPFNILQDMFTLQPPETSNTLDTLFYGVFTSQWSLSPESAVCVFKLQDLKTVFTGSYRTFNMQTHQWSPLQGKHSYLGQCGLDKDSDSSLAEVKRSFLTSNSVKPFGDGPIVVNSEQSYSRVAAMRTQAANGKEYTILFLLTESGFLHKVVLFEQGAQVIEEIQVFTQPQLVKSMVLSSSKGVLYVGTSEGVTAVPVAKCSIYRSCTQCVLARDPLCGWSRTRRVCTGLDSSPENMTQVLENSNVEEECDGQTEASVNTDINIHLNEVVRLNCLKPSNLATLTWTSPQFKILPKELFIQSADGNLTFHARTNTFGTYHCEAWEDGHKEVVKSYDVRQIVSPRSMNPASGVDHVSDTTEESYDIPVTSMIPPSGDPGDYPLKNKGGEPVITEDKAKTNKAEPKFKNTPHGDGLGSISTPGKDAHSGKEPLNTPKEKSYHSELVVVSLMLATCICILILAGLHMWRQRKTDPKLDGHVSLEDGSKLNKSMESVPSLSSPEDAGPELKVAE